gaaagacTACAGGAcgccgacgaagaagaagcgagagagaaatttctcctagcttctacgtgaaaaaaaagggctggggacaggagagggaatattgggtcttgcctagcaataaaaaaaagtcaagactcacaggtaatgcaataaaatgtatgacttttatttcaggtattcaaaaaaatacagacatgtttaatgaatttttaacccgaacggttactgggtgataacggggtaaaatcaagactctggagggccaatccttcatcatcatcatcattcccgctttgatccaattgcatcgcaatttgatcaagctctttttggCGCTGCGTTGGAGCCCATCGCCCTCCGTAATCgtcctcgcgattcctttgttctagattcgcgcccaacgcgactagaacggcctcgatttcctcgatagattttcgcggttctgaaacaaaaaacaatacaagattagcctaaatcaatctaatctcaaaattcatatgattgattgattgaatatttacttttCGGGGTTGAGGtcgcgaaattcaatgatccatgctgagcatcttcaccctcgcgttccaggattaaattgatCACTGATGGGgtgctgggaatgatctcgatcgatgaatccaattccatcatgggctcagggatgatatccttcgatgtgttgtccttggatcgatttttttctgattcgcgagctctaaattgtctttgtttttccttagctagttcgcgacgtttttcgcgagcgataaagtcggccttctttttttccgcgagttttaaacgtttttcgcgagcctgtatttttttcagatcctttttcttatcaatgcagttcacttgattgaataaatcaagatctttttctaacatattaatccataactttttttcttctgtactcacttgcataatttcacttgtttttttattattgactttcaggattttagagccactttgagtgctaccgggtgatttatggcccaatcgtctggctgagtttttcttcttcttttcaacCTTTTGAAggtcaaagtcaatatttatgacaggacctgtcttggaaatctcatgtctttggagtttcacttttttcactattttttcaattgatcttttctcatcactgttatattgcactacacgatcactaattatcttaattccgttttgattggccttgtttccaccatattaagattttttaggtttaaaagttccaggctgataacctgattgataactggattttggagatgagttcatttgacttgatgtcattttgacgtaaaaaacgtaaatgcagtaaaatgatctccctggggtccttgatgcatccctagtttagaggaggaggggctaagttttccacacttttttgaagatttgcccttggtggggggtcctttgcatacctgatgggggcggatgctcgagttttcctttttttcgccccccccacttgttttgcatttgttgggtattgaaaggaaaggtcaatgattggcccatttcctttcttgtagactaatgtctcctcccccgcagggagataatattcttcctcacacgccctaaaaaagtagtaccaatagagtttttcccccactcctgctttgcataatcttgtgtgttctatgcagtcgaaaaaaccatttgacttcgacattttatataataatacatcactattatgcacaattgctttagtaaccacagccaaagtttttgcatttttcgcatatttcctttcatttaataaattcgcgattgcaatgcttctcagtgatggaggattatatctcatttgaaaattcgattcgatttctttattagattctgcaggttcttcattgtaacatactttaaaagtcgtacacatgtctatgccctcatcttgagagtgtaatttatccctgcgatatctgatatgtattttattccatatttcaccgagaaatttatatttgcatacacaagaaggatcaacaaggaaatctttcacttcgcattccaatcctgaccctatcgcgattttccgcgcttttgctggaatgcacatgtcatcactgtctaggtaatcatcatcggtatatttatcaacacatacgcgtactcttttctggcgaaattgaggcttttgtcgtccctcatacgattcgcgacccgcgagatattttttaagggactctaaatcgtaacttgcaaagtttttagacatttttactattgcaatgccttttaacgaatgacaacaaacgcgtcactcgatttaacaaaaaaaaaatcggtataggaaggttccatagtaagagtgggggtaccgcgcaacatataaaaaccgcgaaagtggggcgcatgtgtgacgccgccgccgcagaactccctgcggtgggggataatgtgtgacggttataggtctgtcatgcgtatagtgggggattctgtcccctccactctcatacgtagcgctataaaacgcgggtgctcgcggtggatttgattcagtcgtcctgatttcatccattcattttttcaacatggagagcaacatacaaaagggattcagtgatgctgaacagcatgtggtcttgtctcaagttatatctttgaatagatcagagacaaaacaaattcgtgtcggcttaaaagttacgtgtttcggtcaattcgtcccggttgtgcaatttatgggcgtacgcccgaaacgcgccatattgtcaatgacacgagaagaatgggccctttttttcatcgatttggatgctgtaaccgattactttgaccctgagaagttccacccaaagatcaaccacaatctacctgcaaaagaatttggggccataaacgtgaaattccaccgcagttttgaaaatccctgcgtgacctttgttcgcaatgatgatgcaaatcagactcccataatgatgatgggacagagcatcattacattgaaaaacaaggctgcatggattaatcagtggctggatttcttggacacattgcctctcaaggaatataaggaatcgcttgtacaatcagttaaaggaattgctatgaattatatggattataatagaatgcctgccacggaggatcttcatcatcgcatacgcgtaaatttcgaggaaatttatctcttggctcgcgatgatcttcgacgtacaataccccacgaaaatcttggttatttgtatcaattatttggagaattattccataattgttacaattatttggataaattcgcgggaggggcttacagaatgccctcatattgaaaaaaccatgcacatatgattttatgtaaatgattttgtaaaatggaacctacgattttatgaaatataaaaaaagataaaatgtaaagcctatgtttaattatttattacaaaaatcctcaacatcttttcaggtataaaaaagacggaaggcaaaaaaaaaagctattgacttttagataaaaactgttggaaggaaaaaacatgcaataaaagagagagagaaaaacttagtcaaaaaaaaaggagacatcgttgagaatttttccaacggtcttccatagaaagggaaaatttattgccctaaaaacctgtaaaaaaaaagcattcatTTTCTGCGCCATTCATGCCagggcattgcgcaatcctccatctaaaaaaaaaataatgggcccagtttcccttaacacgtgaacgacattccattgcataacaatggaatgctttcaggcgttttgggacctgcccgcattccttcgtcacccacccaccacccacttcctgtcgaacaatgacattttttggggaccctcaccccagggggccctagagcggcgacgtcctcctcaaaggacaatggggaaaacgtgttcgaacacgtctggaaaaaggggggaaggggggcgattcctggaagaaaattcgccaatcgtgcccacttactactaccaatcgttcccacgcaaacttcgcgcattgcactcgtgtagttcgaagagacgaagctattgcacgccgtttcatcggcctacgacaatgtgtactcaagttatatgccatcatatcgaacacgaataacaacttctatgattgagtttttcgtgagctgtagtcgcgaaaaaaacgatgttccatcagtttccttggttacttgccgtgctgaaaccgaatatgatgccagatttcatctaggtgcagccaaaaaacagtgattcccacgatgtcgtaaaaacgaatatgtataatcgactttttctggaagcctaatggttcccaccctaaattcgcgcattgcactcgtgtagttcgaagagacgaagctattgcacgcggtttcatcgacctacgacaatgtgtcctcaagttatatgccatcatatcgaacacgaatatcaacttttatgtttgagtttttcgtgaactgtggtcgcccagaaaacgatgttgcatcaggtcccttggttatccgacgtgctgaaaccgaatatgatgccagatttcgtctaggtgctgccaaaaaaagtgattcccacgatgtcgtaaaaacgcatatgtataatcgactttttctcgaagacaaatcgttcccgagcaggcttcctgcattgcactcgtgtagttcgacgagacgaagctattgcacgtggtttcatcagcctacgacaatgtgtactcaagttataagccatcatatcgaacacgaatatcaacttctatgattgagtttgtcgtgagctgtggtcgcccagaaaacgatgttgcatcagttcccttggttatccgacgtgctaaaaccgaatatgatgccagatttcgtctaggtgcagccaaaaaaagtgattcccaggatgtcctaaaaacgcatatgtataatcgactttttctcgaagacaaatcgttcccgagcaggattcccgcattgcactcgtgtagttcgacgagacgaagctattgcacgtggtttcatcagcctacgacaatgtgtactcaagttatatgccatcatatcgaacacgaatatcaacttctatgattgagtttttcgtgagctgtggtcgcccagaaaacgatgttgcatcagttcccttggttatccgacgtgctaaaaccgaatatgatgccagatttcgtctaggtgcagccaaaaaaagtgattcccacgatgtcgtaaaaacgcatatgtataatcgactttttctcgaagacaaatcgttcccaagcaggcttcccgcattgcactcgtgtagttcgacgagacgaagctattgcacgcggtttcatcggcctacgacaatgtgtactcaagttatatgccatcatatcgaacacgaatatcaacttctatgtgtgagtttttcgtgaactgtggtcgcccagaaaacgatgtcgcatcagttcccttggttattcgatgtgctgaaaccgaatatgatgccagatttcgtctaggtgcaccaaaaaaaagtgattcccttgaagtcgtaaatacgcatatgtataatcgatcttttctcgaagcctaatcgttcccacgcaaactgcccgcattgccctcgtgtagttcgacgagatgaagctattgcacgccgtttcatcggcctacgacaatgtgtactcaagttatatgccatcatatcgaacacgaataacaacttctatgattgagtttttcgtgagctgtggtcgcggagaaaacgatattgcatgagtttccttggttatttgacgtgcagaaaccgaatatgatgccagatttcctctaggtgcagccaaaaaacagagattcgcccgatgtcgtaaaaacgaatatgtataatcgactttttctcgaagcctaatcgttcccacgcaaacttcgcgcattgcactcgtggagttcgaagagacgaagctattgcacgcgctttcatcgacctacgataatgtgtactcaagttatatgccatcatatcgaacacgaatatcaacttctatgtttgagtttttcgtgaactgtggtcgcccagaaaacgatgttgcatcagttcccttggttaattgatgtgctgaaaccgaatatgatgccagatttcgtctaggtgcagccaaaaaaaaagtgattcccacgatgtcgtaaaaacgaatatgtataatcgatttttctcgaaccctaatcgttcccacgcaatcttcgcgcattgcactcgtgtagttcgaagagacgaagctattgcacgcggtttcatcgacctacgacaatgtgtactcaagttatatgccatcatatcgaacacgaatatcaacttttatgtttgagtttttcgtgaactgtggtcgcccagaaaacgatgttgcatcagttcccttggttatccgacgtgctgaaaccgaatatgatgccagatttcgtctaggtgcagccaaaaaaagtgattcccaggatgtcgtaaaaacgcatatgtataatcgactttttctcgaagacaaatcgttcccgagcaggcttcccgtattgcactcgtgtagttcgacgagacgaagctattgcacgtggtttcatcagccgacgacaatgtgtactcaagttatatgccatcatatcgaacacgaatatcaacttctatgattgagtttttcgtgagctgtggtcgcccagaaaacgatgttgcatcagttcccttggttatccgacgtgctaaaaccgaatatgatgccagatttcgtctaggtgcagccaaaaaaagtgattcccacgatgtcgtaaaaacgcatatgtataatcgactttttcgcgaagacaaatcgttcccaagcaggcttcccgcattgcactcgtgtagttcgacgagacgaagctattgcacgcggtttcatcggcctacgacaatgtgtactcaagttatatgccatcatatcgaacacgaatatcaacttctatgtttgagtttttcgtgaactgtggtcgctcagaaaacgatgtcgcagcagttcccttgcgtattcggcgtgctgaaaccgaatatgatgccagatttcgtctaggtgcagcaaaaaaaagtgattcccttgaagtcgtaaatacgcatttgtataatcgatcttttctcgaagcctaatcgttcccacgcaaactgcccgcattgccctcgtctagttcgacgagatgaagctattgcacgccgtttcatcggcctacgacaatgtgtactcaagttatatgccatcatatcgaacacgaatatcaacttctatgattgagtttttcgtgagctgtggtcgcgaagaaaacgatattgcatcagtttccttggttatttgacgtgctgaaaccgaatatgatgccagatttcttctaggtgcacccaaaaaacagagattcgcacgatgtcgtaaaaacgaatatgtataatcgactttttctcgaagcctaaccgttcccacgcaaacttcgcgcattgcactcgtggagttcgaagatacgaagctattgcacgcggtttcatcggcctacgacaatgtgtactcaagttatatgccatcataacgaacacgaatatcaacttctatgattgagtttttcgtgagctgagttcgcgaagaaaacgatattgcatcagtttccttggttatttgacgtgctgaaaccgaatatgatgccagatttcttctaggtgcagccaaaaaacagagattcgcacgatgtcgtaaaaacgaatatgtataatcgactttttctcgaagacaaatcgttcccgagcaggcttcctgcattgcactcgtgtagttcgacgagacgaagctattgcacgtggtttcatcagcctacgacaatgtgtactcaagttatatgccatcatatcgaacacgaatatcaacttctatgattgagtttttcgtgagctgtggtcgcccagaaaacgatgttgcatcagttcccttggttatccgacgtgctaaaaccgaatatgatgccagatttcgtctaggtgcagccaaaaaaagtgattcccaggatgtcgtaaaaactcatatgtataatcgactttttctcgaagacaaatcgttcccgagcaggattcccgcattgcactcgtgtagttcgacgagacgaagctattgcacgtggtttcatcagcctacgacaatgtgtactcaagttatatgccatcatatcgaacacgaatatcaacttctatgtttgagtttttcgtgaactgtggtcgcccagaaaacgatgttgcatcagttcccttggttaattgatgtgctgaaaccgaatatgatgccagatttcgtctaggtgcagccaaaaaaaaagtgattcccacgatgtcgtaaaaacgaatatatataatcgactttttctcgaaccctaatcattcccacgcaatcttcgcgcattgcactcgtgtagttcgaagagacgaagctattgcacgcggtttcatcgacctacgacaatgtgtactcaagttatatgccatcatatcgaacacgaatatcaacttttatgtttgagtttttcgtgaactgtggtcgcccagaaaacgatgttgcatcagttcccttggttatccgacgtgctgaaaccgaatatgatgccagatttcgtctaggtgcagccaaaaaaagtgattcccaggatgtcgtaaaaacgcatatgtataatcgactttttctcgaagacaaatcgttcccgagcaggcttcccgcattgcactcgtgtagttcgacgagacgaagctattgcacgtggtttcatcagcctacgacaatgtgtactcaagttatatgccatcatatcgaacacgaatatcaacttctatgattgagtttttcgtgagctgtggtcgcccagaaaacgatgttgcatcagttcccttggttaattgatgtgctgaaacctaatatgatgccagatttcgtctaggtgcggccaaaaaaaaagtgattcccacgatgtcgtaaaaacgaatatgtatagtcgactttttctcgaagcctaatagttcccacgcagaattcgcgcgttgcactcgggtagttcgaagagacgaagctattgcacgcggtttcatcgacctacgacaatgtgtactcaagttatacgccatcatatcgaacacgaaatcaacttctatgattgagtttttcgtgagctgtggtcgcgaagaaaacgatgtttaatcagttgccttggttattcgacgtgctgaaactgaatatgatgccagatttcgtctaggtgcagccaaaaaaaagtgattcccacgatgtcgtaaaaacgcatatgtatattcgactttttctcgaagacaaatcgttcccaagcaggcttcccgcattgcactcgtgtagttcaacgagacgaagctattgcacgcggtttcatcgacctacgacaatgtgtactcaagttatacgccatcatatcgaacacgaatatcaacttctatgtttgagtttttcgtgaactgtggtcgctcagaaaacgatgttgcatcagttcccttggttaattgatgtgctgaaaccgaatatgatgccagatttcgtctaggtgcagccaacaaaagtgattcccttgtagtcgtaaatacgcatatgtataatcaatcttttctcgaagcctaatcgttcccacgcaatctgcccgcattgcacttgtgtagttcgacgagacgaagctattgcacgcggtttcattagcctacgacaaagtgtactcaagttatacgccatcatatcgaacacgaatatcaacttttatgtttgagtttttcgtgagctgtggtcgcgaaaaaaacgatgttgcatcagtttcctcggttatttgatgtgctaaaaccgaatatgatgccagatttcgtctaggtgcagccaaaaaacagtgattcccacgatgtcgtaaaaacgaatatgtataatcgactttttctggaagcctaatggttcccaccctaaattcgcgcattgcactcgtgtaggtctaagagacgaagctattgcacgcggtttcatcgacctacgacaatgtgtactcaagttatatgccatcatatcgaacacgaatatcaacttctatgattgagtttttcgtaagctgcggtcgcgaagaaaacggtattgcatcagtttccttggttatttgacgtgctgaaaccgaatattattccagatttcgtctaggagcacccaaaaaaaagtgattcccacgatctcgtaacaacgcatatgtataatcgactttttctcaaagacaaatggttcccaagcaggcttcccgcattgcactcgtggagttcgacgagacgaagctattgcacgcggtttcatcggccgacgacaatgtgtactcaagttatatgccatcatatcgaacacgaatatcaacttctatgtttgagtttttcgtgaactgtggtcgcccagaaaacgatgttgcatcagttccctccgttatccgacatgctgaaaccgaatatgatgccagatttcgtctaggtgcagccaaaaaaagtgattccattgaagtcgtaaatacgcatatgtataatcgatcttttctcgaagcctaatcgttcccacgcaaactgcccgcattgcacttgtgtagttcgacgagacgaagcgattgcacgcggtttcattggcctacgacaatgtgtactcaagttatatgccatcatatcgaataccaatatcaacttctatgtttgagtttttcgtgaactgtggtcgccaagaaaacgatgttgcatcagttcccttggttatttgacgcgctgaaaccgaatatgatgccagatttcctctaggtgcagccaaaaaacagagattcccacgatgtcgtaaaaacgcatatgtatattcgactttttctcgaagacaattcgttcccaagcaggcttcccgcattgcactcgtgtagttcgaagagacgaagctattgcacgcggtttcatcggcctacgacaatgtgtactcaagttaaatgccatcatattgaacacgaatatcaacttctatgtttgagtttttcgtgaactgtggtcgcccagaaaacgatgttgcatcagttcccttggttaattgatgtgctgaaacctaatatgatgccagatttcgtctaggtgcggccaaaaaaaaagtgattcccacgatgtcgtaaaaacgaatatgtatagtcgactttttctcgaagcctaatagttcccacgcagaattcgcgcgttgcactcgggtagttcgaagagacgaagctattgcacgcggtttcatcgacctacgacaatgtgtactcaagttatacgccatcatatcgaacacgaatatcaacttctatgtttgagtttttcgtgaactgtggtcgctcagaaaacgatgttgcatcagttcccttggttaattgatgtgctgaaaccgaatatgatgccagatttcgtctaggtgcagccaacaaaagtgattcccttgtagtcgtaaatacgcatatgtataatcaatcttttctcgaagcctaatcgttcccacgcaatctgcccgcattgcacttgtgtagttcgacgagacgaagctattgcacgcggtttcattagcctacgacaaagtgt
This window of the Diachasmimorpha longicaudata isolate KC_UGA_2023 unplaced genomic scaffold, iyDiaLong2 ctg00000055.1, whole genome shotgun sequence genome carries:
- the LOC135171597 gene encoding uncharacterized protein LOC135171597 — its product is MQVSTEEKKLWINMLEKDLDLFNQVNCIDKKKDLKKIQAREKRLKLAEKKKADFIAREKRRELAKEKQRQFRARESEKNRSKDNTSKDIIPEPMMELDSSIEIIPSTPSVINLILEREGEDAQHGSLNFATSTPKKPRKSIEEIEAVLVALGANLEQRNREDDYGGRWAPTQRQKELDQIAMQLDQSGNDDDDEGLALQSLDFTPLSPSNRSG